From Leishmania donovani BPK282A1 complete genome, chromosome 34, the proteins below share one genomic window:
- a CDS encoding mitochondrial carrier protein-like protein has protein sequence MIKADGGWKAFWRGNTINCFKAGPEFAIVFSIRRYLSSLYEDCVEREKARKKILLARWKAMDERSASICCRTQETREFMKVGTEEPRARTGATGLQSIVDGTRSSYRAGHPTLVSPVSPAASVTPMLTSDEVRQRERAISVEASILTPPFHRLGCISTVPQLAVNCTIGALAGLGAQGILYPLEVVKTRVVVSRSHEYKGGVLEIVRVAYHKGGVMEFYRGFVPNMVGIVVYRGLEMGLYSSAQQSIMMYRMQVKKMKRHEASLNSAEVGVVGMFSSTVAQTVSYPLNVIRTRLQTQGTNGRAKKYSGMVDCMVKMIRNKGVTSLFSGLTANYLKAVPASACTFVVFEWAQRLLVDDD, from the coding sequence ATGATCAAGGCGGATGGTGGCTGGAAGGCGTTTTGGCGCGGCAATACGATCAACTGCTTCAAGGCAGGGCCCGAGTTTGCCATTGTCTTTTCGATTCGCCGCTACCTGTCCTCGCTGTATGAGGATTGCGTGGAGCGGGAAAAGGCGCGCAAGAAGATCTTGTTAGCGCGGTGGAAAGCAATGGATgagcgcagcgcctccatctgctgccgcacgcaGGAGACGCGTGAGTTCATGAAGGTGGGGACAGAGGAGCCGAGAGCTCGCACCGGCGCAACGGGGCTCCAGAGCATCGTCGATGGCACACGTAGCAGTTATCGCGCCGGTCATCCAACACTTGTTTCACCTGTATCCCCAGCGGCATCCGTCACTCCGATGCTGACAAGCGACGAGGTACGGCAGAGGGAGCGCGCCATCTCGGTGGAGGCGTCTAtcctcacccctcccttTCACCGACTGGGATGCATCTCTACTGTGCCACAACTCGCTGTGAACTGCACGATTGGTGCCCTCGCCGGCCTTGGCGCACAAGGCATTCTATACCCACTCGAGGTGGTCAAGACGCGTGTTGTGGTGTCGAGGAGCCACGAGTACAAAGGCGGTGTGTTGGAGATTGTGCGCGTTGCTTACCACAAGGGTGGTGTAATGGAGTTCTACCGGGGTTTCGTGCCGAACATGGTCGGCATCGTTGTCTACCGAGGGCTGGAAATGGGCCTCTACTCCAGCGCGCAGCAGTCTATCATGATGTATCGAATGCAGGTGAAGAAGATGAAGCGGCACGAGGCAAGCTTAAATTCGGCCGAAGTCGGCGTGGTCGGGATGTTTTCCTCCACGGTGGCGCAGACAGTGTCGTACCCGTTGAATGTGATACGAACCCGACTGCAGACGCAGGGCACCAACGGGCGAGCAAAGAAGTACAGTGGGATGGTAGACTGCATGGTAAAGATGATTCGCAACAAAGGCGTGACGTCACTATTTAGCGGACTTACCGCGAACTACCTCAAAGCGGTGCCGGCGAGCGCCTGCACATTTGTCGTCTTCGAGTGGGCGCAGCGACTGCTCGTCGACGATGATTGA